The following proteins are encoded in a genomic region of Streptomyces lunaelactis:
- the paaN gene encoding phenylacetic acid degradation protein PaaN — MRTGSFEERSLLEQAVQAAVSGASFTPFTEGLAGSVDRRRGAAHSAGAVFRSMLGQDFCLGQPGARQGVGTESSPYGISLGVRYPRSEPGELVGAAVRAMAGWRAAGPRRRAELAVEVLCRLHDRSHEIAHALHHTTGQAYATAHRAGSLHAQDRGLEAVAHALAASTRTPADMYGERLAERGGPRQMDVPLGMDGTCTVVPRGVSLLIGCPDFPTWNGYPGLFASLVTGNPLIVKPHPRAVLPLALTVQVARDVLRKAGHDPNVVTLAAEKPGEQLAPRFATDPEVRVIDFTGSVRFGEWLHRNARQASVYATPIGANTVLMDSTDGYRRMLRELALSLSLCSGQSCTAPQNILVPSGGIRTDEGRKTIGRFSVDLSRAVKRLLAEPRRAAGILGAIGSDRIRTSLAHAAGCGVVVHASSPVAHPDHPAADIRTPLIVRLEAHDEQVYAREWAGPVSFVIATESTSHSLDIFRRTARRHGGQFATVHSTDPLVLGAVEIAALDAGVHLSENLAGSVFMDQSAVYGDFCAAEVSPGAHTALADPSFITGRFRLVQARRPAVRVHDISAAEA, encoded by the coding sequence ATGCGTACCGGCTCCTTCGAAGAGCGCAGCCTGCTGGAGCAGGCGGTACAGGCTGCGGTGAGCGGTGCGAGTTTCACGCCCTTCACTGAGGGACTGGCCGGTTCTGTCGACCGTCGCCGAGGTGCGGCGCACAGTGCAGGAGCGGTGTTCCGGTCGATGCTCGGGCAGGACTTCTGCCTGGGGCAGCCCGGCGCCCGGCAAGGGGTGGGCACCGAGTCGTCTCCGTACGGCATCAGCCTGGGCGTGCGCTATCCCCGTTCCGAACCTGGTGAGTTGGTGGGGGCGGCGGTGCGGGCGATGGCGGGCTGGCGTGCGGCCGGACCGCGGCGCCGGGCAGAGCTCGCGGTGGAAGTGCTCTGCCGGCTCCATGACCGCAGCCATGAGATCGCGCACGCGCTGCACCACACCACCGGGCAGGCCTATGCCACGGCCCACCGGGCGGGCAGCCTTCATGCGCAGGACCGCGGACTGGAGGCCGTGGCCCACGCGCTGGCCGCGTCGACGCGCACACCTGCCGATATGTACGGGGAGCGGCTTGCCGAGAGGGGCGGCCCACGGCAGATGGACGTCCCACTGGGAATGGACGGCACCTGCACTGTCGTCCCGCGCGGGGTCTCACTGCTCATCGGTTGCCCGGACTTCCCCACCTGGAACGGCTATCCGGGCCTCTTCGCAAGCCTGGTGACCGGGAACCCGTTGATCGTCAAGCCCCATCCCCGCGCGGTGCTGCCGCTCGCCCTGACCGTACAAGTCGCGCGGGACGTGCTGAGGAAGGCAGGGCACGACCCCAACGTGGTGACGCTGGCGGCGGAGAAGCCCGGCGAGCAACTGGCGCCCCGGTTCGCGACCGACCCCGAGGTCCGCGTCATCGATTTCACCGGCTCGGTCCGGTTTGGCGAGTGGCTGCACCGCAATGCCCGTCAAGCCAGCGTGTACGCCACACCGATCGGGGCCAACACGGTGCTGATGGACTCCACCGACGGCTACCGCAGAATGCTGCGCGAGCTCGCGCTGTCGCTTTCACTGTGCAGCGGCCAGAGTTGCACCGCCCCGCAGAACATCCTGGTGCCTTCCGGCGGGATCCGCACCGACGAAGGCCGCAAGACCATAGGGCGGTTCAGCGTCGACCTGAGCCGCGCCGTGAAGCGGCTCCTGGCGGAACCGCGGCGTGCGGCGGGAATACTCGGCGCGATAGGCAGCGACCGCATCCGCACCTCGCTCGCGCATGCCGCCGGATGCGGAGTGGTCGTGCATGCCTCTTCGCCGGTCGCACACCCCGACCATCCGGCAGCTGACATCCGCACTCCGCTGATCGTCCGGCTGGAGGCACACGACGAGCAGGTGTACGCCCGCGAATGGGCCGGGCCTGTCTCCTTCGTGATCGCCACCGAATCGACCTCGCACAGCCTGGACATCTTCCGCCGCACCGCGCGCAGACACGGCGGCCAGTTCGCCACGGTCCATTCGACGGACCCGCTGGTGCTGGGAGCCGTCGAGATCGCCGCCCTGGACGCAGGGGTGCACCTGTCGGAGAACCTCGCCGGGAGCGTCTTCATGGACCAGTCGGCGGTGTACGGCGACTTCTGCGCCGCGGAAGTGTCCCCAGGCGCCCACACCGCCCTCGCCGACCCCTCGTTCATCACCGGCCGGTTCCGCCTCGTGCAGGCCCGCCGCCCGGCCGTGCGGGTACACGACATCAGCGCCGCGGAGGCGTAA
- a CDS encoding S8 family serine peptidase, translating into MVARHARAEIAAAQGPAWDEQNWTWGLQAIRANLSSLTGRDVKIAVLDTGVDTDHPDLAGRIEATASFALGPVARPGGGDRCRCARDPGGR; encoded by the coding sequence GTGGTCGCCCGCCACGCCAGGGCCGAAATCGCCGCTGCCCAGGGCCCGGCCTGGGACGAGCAGAACTGGACCTGGGGCCTGCAGGCGATCCGGGCCAACCTGTCCAGCCTTACCGGACGCGATGTGAAGATCGCCGTCCTCGACACCGGCGTGGACACCGACCACCCGGACCTGGCCGGGCGCATCGAGGCGACGGCCTCCTTCGCGCTCGGGCCTGTTGCCCGCCCGGGAGGTGGTGATCGATGCCGATGCGCCCGAGATCCAGGCGGGCGTTGA